The following coding sequences are from one Musa acuminata AAA Group cultivar baxijiao chromosome BXJ1-6, Cavendish_Baxijiao_AAA, whole genome shotgun sequence window:
- the LOC135676519 gene encoding uncharacterized protein LOC135676519 gives MAAETLVGYGGEGEGGDGAVGVEAAFQALNTIIQLHFEKILEKKRDVDTQKKELWRLFQLFFLFLAVVLAAQLGASPDRLQCRHCWTPIGLLSLAHLAFYVAVAQTLRCINGFKYQRRCHKLTLALATDRLKLLKLRFSSSSSASAAGAEPPPVLPSDFEIHYQEPPESYLGKFKRSWALHFGFLMCTFGFMVSASVVLLCF, from the coding sequence ATGGCGGCGGAGACGTTGGTCGGGTACggcggggagggggaggggggcgaTGGGGCGGTGGGGGTGGAGGCGGCGTTCCAGGCGTTGAACACCATCATCCAGCTCCACTTCGAGAAGATCCTGGAGAAGAAACGCGATGTGGACACGCAGAAGAAGGAGCTATGGCGTCTCTTCcagctcttcttcctcttcctcgcggTGGTGCTGGCCGCCCAGCTGGGGGCGTCCCCCGATCGCCTCCAGTGCCGCCACTGCTGGACCCCAATCGGCCTCCTCTCCCTCGCCCACCTCGCCTTCTACGTCGCCGTCGCCCAAACCCTCCGCTGCATCAACGGCTTCAAGTACCAGCGCCGCTGCCACAAGCTCACCCTCGCCCTCGCCACCGATCGCCTCAAGCTCCTTAAGTtacgcttctcctcctcctcctccgcctccgctgCCGGCGCCGAGCCCCCTCCCGTTCTCCCCTCCGACTTCGAGATCCACTACCAGGAGCCCCCGGAGAGTTACCTGGGCAAGTTCAAGCGCAGCTGGGCCCTGCACTTCGGCTTCCTCATGTGCACCTTCGGCTTCATGGTCTCCGCCTCCGTCGTCCTCCTCTGCTTCTAG